From Paenibacillus sp. V4I7, one genomic window encodes:
- a CDS encoding DinB family protein, whose product MQTMFHYNWQVREDWYRWCEEISPEDLLRDRIGGAGGILRTLFHIIDVEWSWIRSLQGKPDFQENFEAYNTLEMIRKLDAEFQKEVRPFVLNWEEKLEIKIFTDIRQDGSTASYTWGEVMRHVIAHEIHHIGQLSVWAREIGKKPVSANLIGRGLSIS is encoded by the coding sequence TTGCAAACCATGTTCCATTACAATTGGCAAGTCAGGGAAGATTGGTATCGGTGGTGTGAAGAGATTTCGCCGGAGGACTTACTTCGAGATCGAATCGGAGGGGCAGGGGGAATTTTGCGTACACTTTTCCATATCATTGACGTAGAGTGGAGCTGGATTCGATCCTTGCAAGGGAAGCCAGATTTCCAAGAAAACTTTGAAGCTTACAATACACTGGAGATGATCCGTAAGCTGGATGCCGAATTCCAAAAGGAAGTAAGACCATTTGTACTGAATTGGGAGGAGAAATTGGAAATAAAGATCTTTACTGACATAAGGCAAGATGGTAGTACCGCATCTTATACATGGGGGGAAGTCATGCGTCATGTAATCGCCCATGAAATACACCATATTGGGCAACTGTCAGTTTGGGCGCGTGAAATCGGCAAAAAGCCGGTTTCTGCCAATTTGATCGGCCGTGGGCTATCCATTTCATAG
- a CDS encoding stalk domain-containing protein, translating to MLIKVADRIVNMRKYAIGLFAGILLSFCTIVSASETIQAYLFPSKIFINGEQTESGPMYEVLNYKNLAYVPIRFFSENMEAKVDYLENPRTISVTYEDMYLLDLKILDEVSFSGVKLLQPEEDVISALGTGQSIDGCFLDKFLTIRME from the coding sequence TTGTTAATTAAAGTAGCAGATAGGATTGTAAATATGAGAAAATATGCCATTGGGCTTTTTGCAGGAATATTATTATCATTCTGTACGATTGTTAGTGCTTCTGAAACAATCCAAGCTTACTTGTTTCCTTCAAAGATTTTTATTAATGGTGAGCAAACGGAATCTGGACCAATGTATGAAGTATTAAATTATAAAAATTTAGCCTACGTTCCAATCCGTTTTTTCTCTGAGAATATGGAAGCAAAAGTTGATTATTTAGAGAACCCAAGAACCATATCTGTAACTTACGAAGACATGTATTTACTGGACCTGAAAATCCTCGATGAAGTCTCCTTTAGTGGGGTAAAGTTACTCCAACCCGAAGAAGATGTAATAAGTGCATTAGGTACAGGCCAGAGTATTGATGGTTGTTTTTTGGATAAATTCCTTACTATAAGAATGGAGTGA
- a CDS encoding DHA2 family efflux MFS transporter permease subunit encodes MKQYNTRAIMASLLICGFVGMFSETALNIAISNLMDVFQISAATAQWLTTGFLLTLGILMPMTGLLLQWLTTRQLFIVSLASSIVGTLIAALALNFEMLMVARVLQAAGMGLLIPLMFNTILVVYPPEQRGAAMGFVGLVIMFAPATGPTVAGILIEYLTWHYIFWLSLPFLVIGLLIGLKYLENVTEVTRPRIDPLSIILSTIGFGGVVFGFSKAGEGEGGWTSAIVLSSIVIGLIALVLFTLRQMLMREPMMNLHVFKYPMFIVGLLLVLSCMMIILSSMIILPMYLQNGMKLSAFATGLMLLPGSALNGILSPRMGLLFDKYGPKWLVIPGLVIVAVMLWFFSSISVASSIAFIVALHIGLMIGISMVWMPAQTNGLNQLPPELYPHGTAVMNTLQQVAGAIGTAIAISILTSGMEKYLISSPVPSEPVEMAKAMMIGSQNVFMFAMIVTIIGLAVAFFIRRVIVKHATMNSMH; translated from the coding sequence ATGAAGCAATATAATACGCGGGCTATAATGGCGTCTCTGCTCATTTGCGGCTTCGTAGGCATGTTCAGTGAGACGGCACTCAACATAGCAATTAGTAATTTAATGGACGTGTTCCAGATTTCGGCCGCGACTGCACAGTGGTTAACGACAGGTTTTTTGCTGACTCTCGGTATTCTGATGCCGATGACAGGTTTACTGCTACAATGGTTGACAACTAGGCAGCTTTTCATTGTTTCGCTTGCAAGCTCGATCGTTGGGACATTGATTGCAGCGCTTGCACTCAATTTCGAAATGCTGATGGTCGCTCGCGTTCTGCAGGCAGCCGGCATGGGTTTATTGATTCCGCTCATGTTTAATACGATTCTCGTAGTTTACCCTCCGGAGCAGCGTGGGGCAGCGATGGGCTTCGTTGGTCTAGTTATCATGTTCGCACCGGCGACTGGCCCTACTGTGGCGGGTATTTTAATCGAATATTTAACATGGCATTACATTTTCTGGCTGTCTCTTCCATTTTTGGTCATAGGGCTATTGATAGGATTGAAATACCTGGAAAACGTCACCGAGGTCACGAGACCGCGCATTGATCCATTGTCCATTATTTTGTCAACAATAGGCTTCGGCGGCGTAGTCTTTGGCTTCAGTAAGGCAGGCGAAGGGGAGGGAGGCTGGACTAGCGCGATCGTGCTCTCATCGATCGTCATCGGACTTATCGCGCTTGTATTGTTCACACTGCGCCAGATGTTAATGCGCGAGCCGATGATGAACTTACACGTCTTCAAGTACCCTATGTTTATCGTGGGGCTGCTTCTTGTGCTGTCGTGTATGATGATCATCTTATCGAGTATGATTATTTTACCGATGTATCTGCAGAACGGGATGAAACTATCCGCGTTCGCTACCGGGCTCATGCTGCTGCCTGGCAGCGCGTTGAATGGTATCTTGTCGCCACGTATGGGACTCTTATTTGATAAGTATGGGCCAAAGTGGCTCGTAATCCCCGGCCTCGTCATCGTAGCGGTGATGTTATGGTTTTTTTCCAGTATATCAGTTGCATCTTCTATAGCCTTTATCGTGGCCTTGCATATTGGTCTCATGATTGGTATCTCCATGGTATGGATGCCGGCGCAGACAAACGGACTTAACCAACTGCCGCCGGAACTTTACCCACACGGAACGGCAGTCATGAACACGCTGCAACAGGTCGCAGGTGCGATCGGTACGGCAATCGCAATCAGCATCCTTACAAGTGGCATGGAGAAATATTTGATCAGCTCTCCAGTGCCGAGTGAACCGGTCGAGATGGCTAAAGCCATGATGATCGGTTCCCAGAACGTGTTCATGTTCGCGATGATTGTGACAATCATCGGGCTAGCCGTGGCGTTCTTCATCCGCCGCGTCATCGTTAAGCATGCGACGATGAATTCGATGCATTGA
- a CDS encoding SRPBCC family protein → MGTSNQATITVETIVHSPVESVWKYWTEPKHIMLWNKASDDWHTPFAENDLRAGGKFVSRMEAKDGSMGFDFGGVYDEVSMNESISYSLGDGRKVKITFIGQDNDTKIIESFEAEETNAIEMQQAGWQAILDNFKKYVETAKEE, encoded by the coding sequence ATGGGAACAAGTAATCAGGCAACGATTACGGTAGAAACAATTGTTCATTCTCCCGTCGAAAGCGTGTGGAAATATTGGACGGAGCCGAAGCATATTATGCTATGGAATAAGGCTTCGGATGACTGGCATACTCCATTCGCCGAGAATGATCTGAGGGCCGGCGGTAAATTCGTCTCGAGAATGGAAGCCAAGGACGGCAGCATGGGATTTGATTTCGGCGGTGTATACGACGAGGTGAGCATGAACGAGAGCATCTCCTATTCGCTTGGCGACGGTAGAAAAGTGAAGATCACTTTTATTGGCCAAGACAACGACACGAAAATTATAGAATCGTTCGAAGCGGAAGAGACCAACGCCATCGAGATGCAGCAAGCCGGATGGCAGGCGATTTTAGATAATTTCAAAAAATATGTGGAAACGGCTAAAGAAGAATAA
- a CDS encoding CDGSH iron-sulfur domain-containing protein produces the protein MADENKVTIKVNDNGSLRVTGPVELVDAEGNPFEHKESFSLCRCGGSGNKPFCDGTHKSIGFESTPRAKKE, from the coding sequence ATGGCAGACGAAAACAAAGTGACAATTAAAGTGAATGACAATGGATCGCTTCGGGTGACCGGGCCGGTCGAGCTGGTGGACGCAGAAGGTAACCCGTTCGAGCACAAAGAATCGTTCTCGTTGTGCCGGTGCGGAGGATCGGGCAACAAGCCGTTCTGCGACGGCACGCACAAGTCGATCGGCTTCGAAAGCACACCGAGAGCAAAGAAGGAGTAA
- the yjcZ gene encoding sporulation protein YjcZ — translation MGAVGYGVGCGEGYGMGKNVAFILVLFILLVIITSAFAI, via the coding sequence ATGGGAGCAGTAGGTTATGGTGTAGGTTGTGGTGAAGGTTATGGTATGGGCAAAAACGTAGCATTTATTTTGGTTCTTTTTATTCTTTTGGTAATCATCACATCAGCTTTTGCAATTTAA
- a CDS encoding metallophosphoesterase, translating to MSQDEASKSMSRRDFIKVGGASALALTLGSAGVPVELFGGGEVQAATNDNVKLQFNSDGKFKIVQFNDTQDDENIDRRTVELMEKVLDTEKPDFVVLNGDNITSGCDTAMEMKQAMNNIAQPMEQRGIKWAVTFGNHDEDSTPNAGLYEEEMLQFYMAYKHNVNQPGERGVTGTGNTNLLIQSSQGSKATFNLWLLDSGRYAPDTIAGQDFEGYPTWDWLRLDQVAWYYETSKKLEEKLGYKVPSLMFIHIPLWEYRFMWYASVDGRSEADHARAVGKHQIVGERNEDECPGPINSGMFSAILARGDVKGVFCGHDHVNTYHGNYYGVLLGYSGSTGFGAYGLPGADRNRLRGARVFHLDEHAENVLIDTHMVYAKEYGIDLTANDQSAEPAPIPENKKQEKIVKP from the coding sequence ATGAGCCAAGATGAAGCAAGTAAAAGCATGAGCAGGAGGGATTTTATTAAAGTCGGGGGGGCGAGTGCGCTGGCGCTCACGCTCGGATCGGCGGGTGTTCCCGTCGAATTGTTTGGCGGAGGAGAGGTACAAGCCGCAACCAACGACAATGTGAAGCTGCAATTTAACTCTGACGGAAAGTTCAAAATCGTTCAGTTCAACGACACGCAGGATGACGAAAATATCGATCGACGGACCGTGGAGCTGATGGAGAAGGTACTCGACACCGAAAAACCGGATTTTGTCGTACTTAACGGCGACAATATTACCTCTGGCTGCGATACGGCGATGGAGATGAAGCAAGCGATGAACAACATCGCCCAGCCAATGGAACAACGAGGAATCAAATGGGCTGTAACCTTTGGGAATCACGACGAAGACTCAACTCCGAACGCGGGTCTATACGAAGAGGAAATGCTGCAATTTTATATGGCGTACAAGCATAATGTGAACCAGCCCGGAGAAAGAGGGGTTACCGGGACAGGGAATACCAACCTGTTGATCCAGTCCTCCCAAGGGTCGAAGGCGACTTTTAACCTCTGGCTGTTGGATAGCGGAAGGTATGCGCCGGATACAATTGCCGGTCAAGACTTCGAAGGTTATCCGACCTGGGACTGGCTGCGGTTGGATCAAGTGGCGTGGTACTACGAAACCTCCAAAAAACTAGAGGAGAAACTGGGTTATAAAGTGCCGTCACTCATGTTCATACATATCCCGCTCTGGGAGTACCGATTCATGTGGTATGCCAGCGTGGACGGAAGATCCGAGGCTGACCATGCAAGGGCCGTTGGCAAACACCAGATTGTGGGGGAACGGAACGAAGACGAATGCCCCGGTCCGATCAATAGCGGCATGTTCTCGGCGATTTTGGCCCGAGGCGATGTCAAGGGCGTTTTTTGTGGCCATGATCACGTCAATACGTACCACGGCAACTACTACGGCGTACTGCTTGGCTATTCCGGAAGCACGGGTTTCGGCGCTTACGGTCTTCCCGGAGCGGATCGGAACCGGCTGCGTGGCGCCCGGGTATTCCATCTCGACGAACACGCCGAAAACGTTCTTATCGATACCCATATGGTGTATGCCAAGGAATACGGCATCGATCTTACCGCGAATGACCAAAGCGCGGAGCCCGCGCCAATCCCGGAAAACAAGAAGCAGGAGAAGATTGTGAAGCCTTAA
- a CDS encoding alginate lyase family protein, translated as MNYYLTNQELIDTGKHYLQEYPELAKASIEKAEQACKNMFLVPYTMDMDHWVHMGDPIDWLYNPSKDLEFTWVLNRHWYMLDLGKAYLMTQKEEYVHTFIKHLRGWWLQNPVPQNPSYETAAFFQQPGPWRLLEVGLRVQSWISAYKYMEKSPVISEIFREEFLLALVEHANYLTSYLGSTEINHAIMHMQGLFMISVFYHDHPRASFWRQFAIERLELCMVHQIGPDGVQCELTTHYHNGSIEMFGAPYLLGKLSGNPMSEWYANNLRRMGAFTHAMIRPDHGSTAAGDSDLISSGTERLALLGAILEDEQFISMGEVSAEILWMFGSEMYETFKKQQLSFNPQRPTTVSFPRTGFYIMKDEQHYVFFDAASMGGAHGHADALNLEWMWKRNLLFLDPGRYTYEEGEWRRYFKSTRAHNTITVDGLDQTPYVSSQEWGTPLAECVTNRWITGEEYDFIDASHNGYMRLDAPVLHRRWLLLWKKSNLMIIVDWLDAEGGHDIEQRFQLPPSANVRISDGGNTDMRKATVDYSSTIQLDMHWKTSCDHTADFAIGSEKGWVSEIYGVKKETSTIVGKGTMTGKLGIVTVCTPVDLEEDTDPPLITRLEIDHIRQDVSISTTDKAGNLDIHLDCNEISHQFK; from the coding sequence TTGAATTATTATTTAACGAATCAGGAATTGATAGATACTGGGAAGCATTATCTTCAAGAGTATCCAGAGCTTGCAAAGGCTTCCATCGAGAAAGCAGAGCAAGCATGTAAGAATATGTTCCTCGTTCCCTATACCATGGACATGGATCATTGGGTTCACATGGGGGATCCAATAGATTGGTTATATAATCCTTCTAAGGATCTCGAATTCACGTGGGTACTTAATCGGCATTGGTACATGCTGGATTTAGGCAAAGCTTATTTGATGACGCAAAAAGAGGAGTACGTCCATACATTTATCAAACATCTGAGAGGCTGGTGGCTGCAAAATCCCGTTCCGCAGAATCCTTCCTATGAGACAGCTGCTTTTTTTCAACAACCGGGACCTTGGCGCTTATTGGAGGTGGGTCTACGTGTTCAATCATGGATATCCGCTTATAAATACATGGAAAAAAGTCCGGTTATTTCAGAGATCTTCCGAGAAGAGTTTTTATTGGCACTAGTTGAACATGCGAATTATTTGACTAGTTATTTGGGGAGCACTGAAATCAATCATGCTATCATGCATATGCAGGGCTTATTTATGATAAGCGTTTTTTATCATGACCACCCTAGAGCCTCATTTTGGCGGCAATTTGCAATCGAGCGACTGGAGTTGTGCATGGTCCATCAAATTGGCCCCGACGGCGTACAATGCGAGTTAACGACGCATTATCATAATGGAAGTATTGAGATGTTTGGTGCTCCCTATTTACTCGGAAAGCTATCAGGCAATCCGATGTCGGAATGGTATGCGAACAACCTTCGCAGAATGGGAGCTTTCACACATGCGATGATCAGACCCGATCACGGGTCTACAGCTGCAGGTGATTCCGACCTGATAAGTTCAGGTACGGAGCGTCTTGCTTTACTGGGTGCGATTCTAGAAGATGAGCAATTTATCTCAATGGGCGAAGTTAGCGCTGAAATTCTCTGGATGTTTGGTAGTGAAATGTATGAAACGTTCAAAAAACAACAGCTGTCCTTTAATCCACAGCGTCCTACTACTGTATCTTTCCCTCGAACGGGGTTTTACATCATGAAGGATGAACAACATTATGTATTTTTTGACGCCGCCTCCATGGGAGGGGCACATGGACATGCAGATGCTCTAAATTTGGAATGGATGTGGAAGCGTAACTTGCTCTTTCTCGATCCAGGAAGGTATACCTATGAAGAAGGGGAGTGGCGCCGTTATTTCAAGAGCACCCGTGCGCACAATACCATTACTGTGGATGGGTTGGATCAGACGCCTTATGTTTCCTCACAGGAATGGGGAACACCGCTTGCGGAATGTGTGACGAACCGATGGATCACGGGGGAGGAGTATGATTTTATCGATGCCTCCCATAATGGTTACATGAGGCTTGATGCTCCAGTTCTTCATCGCCGATGGCTGCTGCTTTGGAAAAAGAGCAATCTGATGATCATCGTGGATTGGCTGGATGCCGAAGGGGGACATGACATTGAACAGAGGTTTCAACTTCCTCCCTCTGCGAATGTTCGAATCTCAGATGGAGGCAATACAGATATGAGAAAAGCAACTGTTGACTATTCCTCAACCATTCAGTTAGATATGCATTGGAAGACAAGCTGCGATCATACAGCTGATTTTGCTATTGGCAGCGAGAAGGGATGGGTATCTGAAATATATGGAGTCAAAAAGGAAACATCCACAATTGTCGGTAAAGGAACAATGACCGGTAAACTGGGCATTGTGACCGTATGCACGCCGGTTGACTTAGAGGAAGATACGGACCCGCCACTAATAACTCGACTGGAGATTGACCATATTCGGCAAGATGTATCGATCTCAACTACAGATAAGGCGGGAAATTTGGATATTCATCTTGATTGTAACGAAATTTCTCATCAATTTAAATGA
- a CDS encoding helix-turn-helix domain-containing protein — translation MELMNQKRKSFLVRIFISFLTIIVLLSVFNFLLFSFFQQNIKQEIIRSNKHVLTQASEHYNSHFNRLRTVLFQMYHDNTITKFNGQLLSNESGKANYFLVVDMVRSLRETAGNPLFYLDNLMVLYRSNLFMADKEGSSTEVVLDSLPNFHAPYDLSYWKKEFDRPGNYHMHPAQAYPLDRFSKDKKTYIPFSFKLPDANYELIAMLDADKLNQTLLGDVPFVIQTEEGETLYRSTSSASIEEIPVFTSGESYKLFQNWYFFIHEDTDNHLRYVTAVPYANIAAQISNLRVTQIVVLFTSIAIALGMSYWFSRRLQSPVKRIIASLQHPEDQHLRMESAIHEFETISNYIDTLKEERKKIHNELKSSNSLLTNYGYIAKLKSLHTGISGWRDFAQTEGPFLLILYQLNARSSERLSVDIKRYIGEYIEIVLSEYELNAYTFQIENDQIISVVFRQDKPDRMTEALLQVKETLDKDRHACLVMMAVSSVFEQSAELNMAYEQVSDMLKQVRTMDETQIIVKQEPTPSLFVFPAAQEQELYAYLQAGNEKMCLHVVHRMLEEMERSQVTLAQFRQFSEALASRIVNTLEQNEADSAVRNQVVSLRKELNICFTLAEFKMCFDMLVPKYADWVRVKKEEKDEVIEYVMKTLETQYSDDISLDLIANKLDMSSAYLSVYIKEKTGTNFSDHMNRIRIQKAKELLVGSGLSIQIIGEQIGYRNGTSFIRMFKKITGETPGEFRRCQTV, via the coding sequence ATGGAACTCATGAATCAGAAGCGAAAATCGTTTCTCGTACGAATATTTATCAGCTTTTTGACCATCATTGTACTGTTATCCGTCTTTAATTTTCTATTATTTTCTTTTTTTCAACAGAATATAAAACAGGAGATTATTCGTTCCAATAAGCATGTGCTTACTCAGGCTTCGGAGCATTATAACAGTCATTTCAACCGTCTAAGAACCGTGTTGTTTCAAATGTATCACGACAATACCATTACCAAATTCAACGGGCAGCTGCTTTCGAACGAAAGCGGGAAAGCCAATTATTTTCTTGTGGTCGATATGGTACGAAGTCTGAGGGAAACCGCTGGCAACCCGTTATTTTACCTGGATAATCTTATGGTGCTGTATCGCTCGAATCTGTTTATGGCGGACAAGGAAGGCAGCAGCACGGAAGTCGTCCTTGATTCCCTGCCGAACTTTCATGCGCCTTACGACCTGTCTTATTGGAAGAAGGAATTCGACCGTCCGGGGAACTATCATATGCACCCGGCGCAGGCATACCCGCTCGATCGCTTTAGTAAGGACAAAAAAACGTACATTCCATTCTCCTTCAAGCTGCCGGACGCCAATTACGAATTAATCGCTATGCTGGACGCAGACAAGCTGAACCAGACGCTGCTAGGTGATGTGCCGTTTGTTATTCAAACCGAGGAGGGAGAGACCCTCTATCGTTCAACGTCCTCCGCTTCCATAGAAGAAATTCCGGTCTTCACTTCGGGTGAATCGTACAAACTGTTTCAAAACTGGTATTTCTTTATCCATGAGGATACGGATAATCACCTCCGATACGTAACAGCTGTCCCTTACGCTAACATCGCGGCCCAAATATCCAATCTTAGGGTTACTCAGATCGTCGTTCTGTTTACTTCCATAGCCATCGCACTAGGCATGTCTTACTGGTTCAGCCGGCGTCTTCAGTCACCAGTGAAGCGGATTATCGCCTCTTTGCAGCACCCGGAAGATCAGCATCTGCGGATGGAATCCGCCATTCATGAGTTTGAAACGATCAGCAATTACATTGACACGTTGAAGGAAGAACGGAAAAAGATCCATAACGAACTGAAGAGTAGTAACTCGCTACTGACCAATTACGGATATATCGCCAAACTGAAATCGCTGCATACCGGCATCTCGGGGTGGCGCGATTTTGCCCAGACGGAGGGGCCTTTCTTGCTGATCTTATACCAGCTGAATGCAAGAAGCTCCGAAAGGCTAAGCGTTGATATCAAGCGTTATATCGGGGAATACATTGAAATCGTCCTCTCCGAGTATGAGTTGAACGCCTATACGTTCCAAATTGAGAACGATCAGATCATTTCCGTCGTATTCAGGCAGGATAAGCCGGACCGGATGACGGAAGCGCTGCTGCAGGTAAAGGAAACACTGGATAAAGACCGTCATGCTTGTCTCGTTATGATGGCGGTCAGCTCTGTGTTCGAACAAAGTGCCGAGCTGAACATGGCCTACGAGCAGGTGTCGGATATGCTTAAGCAGGTCCGTACGATGGATGAAACGCAAATTATCGTCAAGCAGGAACCGACTCCGTCCTTGTTTGTTTTTCCAGCTGCGCAGGAACAAGAATTGTACGCGTATCTTCAAGCCGGCAATGAAAAAATGTGCCTGCATGTGGTTCATCGTATGCTGGAGGAGATGGAGCGGAGCCAAGTGACATTGGCCCAGTTCCGTCAATTCAGTGAGGCATTAGCCTCCCGTATCGTGAATACATTGGAGCAAAATGAAGCGGATAGCGCAGTAAGGAACCAGGTCGTAAGCCTGCGGAAGGAATTGAATATCTGCTTTACTTTGGCGGAATTCAAGATGTGCTTTGACATGCTTGTTCCTAAATATGCAGATTGGGTTCGGGTGAAGAAGGAAGAGAAAGACGAAGTTATCGAATATGTCATGAAAACCTTGGAGACTCAATATTCGGATGACATTTCATTAGATCTGATCGCGAATAAGCTGGACATGTCCAGTGCTTACTTGTCTGTATACATAAAGGAGAAGACGGGGACGAATTTCAGCGATCATATGAATCGGATTCGGATTCAGAAGGCAAAGGAGCTGCTTGTCGGCTCCGGTCTCAGTATTCAGATCATCGGGGAACAGATCGGCTACCGCAATGGCACCTCGTTCATACGGATGTTCAAGAAAATAACCGGAGAAACGCCCGGAGAGTTCCGGCGCTGCCAGACAGTTTGA
- a CDS encoding sugar ABC transporter permease, with amino-acid sequence MEQTVPSSSKTYPVKKLSGQRWKNRWKGIKRNWDLYMLILPVIVFFILFEYVPMYGIQIAFKDFFVTKGIWGSPWTGFEHFERFFESFYFWRILTNTFSIGVFQIAAGFPVPILLALMVHEIGRKSFQKWVQTILYAPHFLSTVIVVGLMMIFLSQENGLVNHVLAWLGLEPIAFLTHPGWFKSMYVTSGVWQQMGWNSIIYLAALAGIDPHLHEAAQMDGASRLRRIWHINIPGLRPTIIILLILNMGTVLGVGFEKIYLLQNSLNMQASDVISTHVYRSGILGAEYGFSAAVGLFNSLINFVMLVVVNAIARKVSETSLW; translated from the coding sequence TTGGAGCAAACAGTACCTAGCAGCAGCAAGACGTATCCGGTAAAAAAGCTTAGCGGGCAGCGCTGGAAAAACCGCTGGAAGGGTATTAAGCGAAATTGGGATTTATATATGCTGATCCTTCCGGTGATCGTCTTCTTCATCCTGTTCGAATATGTGCCCATGTACGGAATACAGATTGCCTTCAAAGATTTTTTCGTGACAAAAGGAATTTGGGGGAGCCCGTGGACCGGCTTCGAACATTTCGAGCGGTTCTTTGAAAGCTTCTACTTTTGGAGAATCCTTACCAATACCTTCTCCATCGGGGTTTTTCAGATCGCCGCAGGATTCCCAGTACCTATATTACTTGCGCTGATGGTTCATGAAATCGGGCGAAAAAGTTTCCAGAAATGGGTGCAAACCATCCTGTACGCCCCTCATTTTCTCTCCACCGTGATCGTAGTTGGGCTGATGATGATCTTCCTATCCCAAGAAAATGGTCTCGTCAATCATGTTCTTGCTTGGTTGGGCTTAGAACCGATTGCCTTTTTGACGCATCCGGGGTGGTTCAAAAGCATGTACGTTACATCCGGGGTGTGGCAGCAAATGGGCTGGAATTCCATCATTTATCTCGCTGCCTTGGCGGGGATCGATCCCCATCTTCACGAAGCCGCCCAAATGGACGGTGCCAGCAGGCTTCGGCGTATCTGGCATATAAATATACCGGGTTTGCGGCCTACCATTATTATTCTACTTATCCTGAATATGGGTACGGTACTCGGCGTCGGATTCGAGAAAATTTATTTGCTGCAAAACTCGCTGAATATGCAGGCTTCCGACGTGATTTCCACGCATGTGTACCGAAGCGGTATTCTCGGAGCGGAATATGGTTTTTCTGCGGCAGTCGGCCTGTTTAACTCGTTGATTAATTTTGTGATGCTGGTTGTGGTTAACGCCATTGCTCGCAAAGTTAGCGAGACCAGCCTATGGTAA
- a CDS encoding carbohydrate ABC transporter permease: MKQSLMDRIFIISVYCLLIIVMLLVLYPLYFVLIASFSSPQLVLSGDIWLWPKGISWRGYEKLFQNREIIQGYGNTILYTVSGTAINLALTVAAAFPLSRRNFMGRHWISGFMVFTMFFSGGLIPTYLLIKQLGLLNTYWVMVLPGAVSVWNIMLMRTFFQSGLPFELQEAAAIDGCSNLRILLRIVLPLSAPILAVMVLFYSVGHWNAYFNALIYLSDRDKYPLQLILREILIQGETKDMVDVSEGSLSNSMLDVESIKYAIVIVANLPILILYPFLQKYFNKGVMVGALKG, from the coding sequence ATGAAGCAAAGCTTGATGGACCGAATTTTTATCATATCGGTATATTGCCTTTTAATAATCGTAATGCTGCTTGTACTGTACCCTTTGTACTTCGTGCTAATTGCCTCCTTTAGCAGTCCACAGCTAGTGCTGAGCGGAGACATCTGGCTTTGGCCGAAGGGAATATCTTGGAGGGGCTATGAGAAACTGTTTCAGAACCGGGAGATTATACAGGGCTACGGCAATACGATCCTGTATACGGTGAGCGGAACGGCCATTAATCTTGCGCTTACCGTAGCGGCTGCTTTTCCCCTGTCACGACGAAATTTTATGGGCAGACATTGGATCTCAGGCTTCATGGTGTTTACGATGTTTTTCAGCGGAGGACTGATCCCTACCTATTTGCTGATCAAGCAGCTCGGGTTGTTGAATACCTACTGGGTCATGGTTCTTCCAGGCGCCGTTTCCGTTTGGAACATTATGCTGATGCGTACCTTTTTTCAAAGCGGGCTGCCCTTTGAGCTGCAGGAAGCTGCTGCCATCGACGGCTGCTCGAACCTGAGAATTTTATTGAGAATCGTGCTTCCCCTGTCTGCACCCATCCTGGCAGTTATGGTACTCTTTTATAGTGTGGGGCACTGGAATGCTTACTTCAATGCGCTGATCTATTTGTCGGATCGGGACAAGTACCCGCTCCAGCTCATTTTACGGGAGATTCTGATACAGGGGGAAACCAAGGATATGGTTGACGTATCTGAGGGGTCTCTGTCCAATTCGATGCTCGACGTGGAATCCATCAAGTACGCTATCGTCATTGTGGCGAATCTACCGATTCTCATTTTGTATCCGTTCCTGCAAAAATATTTCAATAAAGGCGTGATGGTCGGCGCCCTCAAAGGATAG